The following proteins come from a genomic window of Methanobacterium bryantii:
- a CDS encoding DUF128 domain-containing protein: MPDETDRKMIEILRILADQNKVLGAKTIAEELKRKGYNLGERAVRYHMRILDEKGFTERIGYAGREITEKGLKELEKGLIYDQVDFAFSKFEGMIYKTSLDPQEGKGSVIVNTSSFIYDQKVVDIIKEVFSKGIAVSPYVKFNDNRSSEEKTSDNNEIMLNTICGTTIDGMLLNAGIPVIPQYGGLVKVENYVPKRFTELISYKETSMTPIEAFTAKEITSVLDIAREGTGLLPANFRIIPAVARDNAVNLFKQFQKIGISGLLKIGKNGEPVLGVPVEDDMVGIAITGGIAPLCAAKEAGCSVNIKLAENIMEFGDMEKLVPSKPALKTSNSETGEKVKFLLSKAWNLIYNVDFDIETQKGDVIVNVSYVTNDDLDDALEIINRVFQTKPEYCTSKFYKIIPHADGDRTGIATVCSFTIDGILVKNDILVTPKYSGILEIEEKGPRFTELTSYSGSSLDPHEVYISKGMTSVLDSLEGTGRILASLREIPYMARSSAIDILDKVQETGFSILKIGNPSELLYNAKVERYHVGIAAPGGLNPIAALNEEDIPVNVKAVETMMNLSDMEEF, from the coding sequence ATGCCTGATGAAACTGATCGTAAAATGATAGAAATCCTGAGGATCCTTGCAGATCAAAATAAAGTTCTTGGTGCAAAAACAATTGCAGAAGAACTGAAACGGAAAGGTTATAACCTGGGAGAGCGAGCGGTACGATATCATATGCGTATTTTAGATGAAAAAGGTTTTACAGAACGTATAGGATATGCCGGTAGAGAAATAACTGAAAAAGGATTAAAAGAACTTGAAAAAGGTCTTATTTATGATCAAGTAGATTTTGCTTTTTCTAAATTTGAAGGAATGATATACAAAACTTCTTTAGACCCACAAGAAGGTAAAGGGTCAGTAATTGTAAATACATCCAGTTTTATATACGACCAGAAAGTTGTCGACATAATTAAAGAAGTATTCAGTAAGGGAATTGCAGTAAGCCCCTATGTTAAATTTAACGATAACAGATCCAGTGAAGAAAAAACTTCGGATAATAACGAAATTATGTTAAATACCATTTGTGGTACCACCATAGATGGAATGCTCCTAAATGCAGGAATTCCCGTAATCCCGCAATATGGAGGCCTTGTAAAAGTAGAAAATTATGTTCCTAAACGTTTTACCGAATTGATATCTTATAAAGAAACATCCATGACTCCTATTGAAGCATTTACTGCAAAAGAAATAACATCAGTATTAGATATAGCCAGAGAAGGAACTGGATTACTTCCTGCAAATTTCAGGATAATCCCTGCAGTTGCAAGAGATAATGCCGTTAACCTTTTTAAACAATTCCAGAAAATAGGAATATCTGGACTTTTAAAAATAGGTAAAAACGGAGAACCTGTTCTCGGAGTTCCCGTAGAAGATGATATGGTTGGTATTGCAATAACTGGAGGAATAGCTCCACTTTGTGCTGCAAAAGAAGCAGGCTGTTCTGTTAACATCAAATTAGCCGAAAACATAATGGAATTTGGAGATATGGAAAAGTTAGTTCCTTCAAAACCTGCATTAAAAACCAGCAACTCTGAAACTGGAGAAAAAGTTAAATTTTTACTTTCAAAGGCATGGAACCTCATATACAACGTGGACTTTGACATCGAAACACAAAAAGGCGACGTAATTGTAAATGTATCCTATGTAACTAACGATGACCTTGATGATGCACTTGAAATAATAAACCGTGTATTCCAGACTAAGCCGGAGTACTGTACAAGTAAATTTTATAAAATAATTCCCCATGCAGACGGCGACAGAACTGGAATTGCCACAGTATGCAGCTTTACCATTGACGGCATACTGGTTAAAAACGATATACTTGTAACTCCAAAATACAGCGGAATTCTTGAGATAGAAGAAAAAGGTCCGAGGTTTACAGAACTTACATCATACAGTGGATCATCCCTTGATCCCCATGAAGTTTATATTTCAAAGGGAATGACATCAGTTTTAGATTCATTAGAAGGAACTGGAAGGATACTTGCAAGTTTAAGGGAAATCCCATACATGGCAAGGTCCAGTGCAATAGATATTTTAGATAAGGTACAGGAAACCGGATTTTCAATCCTTAAAATAGGAAACCCAAGTGAACTTCTTTATAACGCCAAGGTAGAAAGATATCACGTGGGTATAGCAGCTCCAGGTGGCCTGAATCCAATTGCAGCATTAAACGAAGAGGATATACCGGTTAATGTAAAAGCTGTGGAAACCATGATGAACCTATCTGATATGGAAGAGTTTTAG